A genomic stretch from Methylocystis sp. MJC1 includes:
- a CDS encoding ATP-binding protein, with protein sequence MAERDPTCIGRVRHVLGATVTVALDPDLAGVAPIYRGRLQAVGQIGSLVRIPQGLVDLIATVNLVGIAELAGPLAPAEAVQRDDRWLQVQLLGEIDRGTGRFQRGVGSYPGLDDPVHFATSDQLSSIFPHPDDRYLRVGKLAAAEEVPVCLEASRVVMRHCAVVGSTGSGKTSVVASLLQGFVKGGWQAANIVVVDPHGEYARALAGSASVRSVLAEGDGRLRVPYWALPAADIVRIFAGAPGGATFSNRFVELVAKARREFVQGADWLTLDPTAVTADTPVPFDIRSIWHQLDAENRETRMSKGDATTVCRTDAGDPTALRPAQFQVYGSGGQPPHQAPTFGTYGTTPNLLRLGLLDPQLRFFQEPAGELHGPDPLVGVVQEWLGGARPVSVLDFSGVPAMAADLAIGVVLNLLFELSLHSEPGGPGIGRPSPVFIVLEEAHRYLGAGASALTRDSANRIAREGRKYGVGLLLVTQRPTELPDTALAQCGTLIALRLSNTADQGTIRGALPDTVTGLAAVLPSLRTGEAIVSGEALILPVRALLDKPDPMPLAEDPSLEPWRQEPRVPDVAPALAAWRGTYEDHDD encoded by the coding sequence ATGGCTGAACGTGATCCAACCTGTATCGGTAGAGTACGCCATGTCCTCGGCGCGACCGTCACGGTCGCTCTTGATCCTGACCTCGCGGGCGTGGCGCCGATCTATCGCGGACGGTTGCAGGCGGTCGGCCAGATTGGGTCACTTGTGCGGATACCACAGGGACTTGTTGACCTCATCGCGACGGTCAACCTCGTCGGCATTGCGGAGTTAGCGGGCCCTCTCGCACCTGCGGAAGCCGTTCAGCGGGACGATCGCTGGCTTCAGGTTCAGTTACTGGGCGAAATTGATCGAGGGACAGGCCGCTTCCAGCGCGGGGTCGGTTCGTACCCCGGGCTGGACGATCCTGTACATTTCGCGACGTCTGATCAACTCAGCTCGATATTCCCACATCCCGATGATCGTTACTTGCGAGTGGGAAAGTTAGCTGCCGCCGAGGAAGTACCCGTTTGCCTGGAGGCATCGCGAGTCGTTATGCGCCATTGCGCTGTCGTCGGCTCCACCGGCTCTGGCAAGACAAGCGTGGTCGCCTCGTTGTTACAGGGCTTTGTCAAGGGTGGCTGGCAGGCGGCGAACATAGTCGTTGTCGACCCGCATGGAGAATATGCGCGGGCCCTTGCTGGTAGCGCATCGGTTCGAAGCGTTCTCGCTGAGGGAGATGGCCGACTGCGCGTTCCTTATTGGGCGCTGCCGGCGGCCGATATCGTGCGCATTTTCGCTGGAGCACCTGGCGGCGCGACGTTCAGCAACCGCTTCGTCGAACTCGTTGCTAAGGCGCGCCGCGAATTCGTGCAAGGGGCCGATTGGCTTACTCTTGATCCCACAGCAGTCACTGCCGATACACCGGTACCGTTCGATATTCGTTCAATCTGGCATCAGCTTGATGCCGAGAACCGGGAAACACGCATGAGCAAGGGTGACGCGACTACCGTCTGTCGGACGGACGCAGGCGACCCGACGGCGTTGCGTCCAGCGCAGTTTCAAGTCTACGGTTCTGGTGGTCAGCCGCCGCATCAAGCTCCGACTTTCGGCACTTATGGGACGACGCCAAACCTTCTCCGCCTTGGCCTGCTCGATCCGCAACTGCGCTTTTTCCAAGAGCCGGCCGGCGAGCTACATGGACCAGATCCGCTGGTTGGGGTAGTGCAGGAATGGCTCGGCGGCGCGCGGCCTGTATCGGTGCTCGACTTCAGCGGCGTTCCTGCAATGGCTGCCGACCTCGCAATCGGGGTAGTCCTTAATCTGCTCTTTGAGTTGTCTCTTCACAGTGAACCAGGAGGACCAGGGATTGGCCGCCCGAGCCCGGTCTTTATTGTGTTGGAGGAAGCGCACCGGTATCTTGGTGCTGGTGCCAGCGCGCTGACACGTGATTCGGCCAACCGAATCGCGCGTGAAGGGCGCAAGTATGGTGTCGGACTGCTGCTGGTTACGCAGCGCCCGACCGAATTGCCTGACACTGCCCTCGCCCAGTGCGGAACTTTGATTGCGCTTCGCCTATCAAATACGGCAGATCAAGGCACAATTCGAGGCGCGCTGCCCGACACTGTGACAGGTTTGGCGGCGGTTCTGCCATCGTTACGTACTGGCGAAGCAATTGTGAGCGGTGAGGCTTTGATCCTACCGGTGCGGGCGCTTCTGGATAAGCCAGATCCAATGCCGCTTGCAGAGGATCCTTCTCTAGAGCCCTGGCGCCAGGAGCCGCGAGTGCCTGATGTCGCGCCCGCTTTAGCGGCGTGGCGCGGTACCTATGAGGATCACGATGATTGA
- a CDS encoding SIR2 family protein, whose product MSRLRRIAALIAGDQTVDGLTAARAKELDASVCQAIVKELDINAADLAPVCRLAAWVARAGYRLPIELFTVNYDLLLETALELLRVPYFDGFVGTLKARFHTELVEGTPGSDAESVPAFFVRLWKLHGSVNWAWQNDRQIVRLGQPVAEGAAAAIYPSDTKYEESRRVPFVVLQDRLRRALHQPETLMIIGGYSFGDAHLNELLFDAAVRRERSEFIAFCYSEIPEALADRASTTPNFQVLSGREAILGGVRGDWKPSADVPTDLWEQDQFSLRDFGKLTAYLARSAAREPEIDAVLRELIDGAVAKRNANTGGGDNG is encoded by the coding sequence TTGAGCCGCCTCCGCCGCATAGCTGCTTTGATTGCTGGCGACCAAACGGTGGATGGTCTGACTGCAGCGCGTGCCAAAGAGTTGGACGCCTCGGTCTGTCAAGCAATCGTCAAAGAGCTAGACATCAACGCGGCTGATCTTGCGCCTGTGTGCCGGTTGGCTGCTTGGGTTGCGCGCGCAGGTTACCGCCTGCCGATCGAACTCTTCACCGTGAACTACGACTTGCTGTTGGAGACCGCGCTTGAGCTATTGCGGGTACCATACTTCGACGGTTTCGTGGGCACTTTGAAGGCCAGATTCCACACCGAGCTCGTGGAGGGCACACCTGGTTCAGATGCCGAGTCGGTACCAGCCTTTTTCGTGCGACTGTGGAAGCTGCATGGGTCTGTCAATTGGGCTTGGCAAAATGACCGGCAGATCGTGCGGCTTGGCCAGCCAGTCGCGGAAGGCGCAGCCGCTGCCATCTATCCCAGCGACACAAAGTACGAAGAATCGCGGCGGGTTCCTTTTGTTGTGTTGCAAGATCGCCTGAGACGCGCGTTACACCAGCCTGAAACGCTGATGATTATAGGTGGCTACTCATTCGGCGATGCTCATCTCAACGAGTTGCTGTTCGACGCCGCCGTTCGCCGTGAACGTTCTGAGTTCATAGCGTTCTGTTATTCAGAGATCCCTGAAGCGCTGGCGGATCGCGCGAGCACGACACCGAATTTCCAAGTCCTTAGCGGTCGAGAAGCGATTCTTGGTGGTGTGCGCGGCGACTGGAAGCCCTCCGCCGATGTGCCGACGGACCTCTGGGAGCAGGATCAGTTCTCCCTTCGCGATTTTGGTAAACTGACGGCCTATCTGGCAAGAAGCGCGGCGCGGGAACCGGAAATCGATGCCGTGCTCCGCGAACTTATCGATGGAGCTGTGGCCAAGCGGAATGCAAACACAGGCGGCGGCGATAATGGCTGA
- a CDS encoding KTSC domain-containing protein, with amino-acid sequence MRITMIEWIPVTGSSRIIAEAYDPAAETIYVRFPDGVEWWYAACPPDIWEAFTSPGNSRGQFIHQTLNFKPNGRYTG; translated from the coding sequence ATGAGGATCACGATGATTGAATGGATTCCGGTTACCGGTTCGTCACGCATCATCGCCGAGGCATATGACCCCGCTGCGGAGACAATTTACGTGCGGTTCCCCGATGGGGTGGAATGGTGGTACGCCGCTTGTCCTCCAGATATTTGGGAGGCATTCACCTCGCCGGGAAACTCTCGAGGCCAGTTCATCCATCAGACACTGAACTTCAAGCCGAACGGTCGCTATACGGGATAA
- a CDS encoding UvrD-helicase domain-containing protein, with amino-acid sequence MSAMHGSHKVGIVTASAGTGKTYDLTSRIEAEIRAGRAPERVLASTFTVKAAEELRERARERLISKGDAENAVRLLGARIGTINSVCGGLVKEFAFGLGLSPIVDIVDENAAKATFLKAADLAIGGYADELGPLARCFGYEDAFPSKDWRADVNKIVELARANNIDADALAACAERSIAGFKKLVPAPLPGETEETIDAGLREALKTLLARYLTNEGVLPTGAKTLDEIRDIAGRSRVEEMTWQRWAKLSKAKGTKAEEPHLVPLRVAASAFARHPRLLDQVRRYITAVFACAAEAIRAYEKHKRNWGLVDFVDQDRLALELLGNPDLELQLSERIESVFVDEFQDTSPLQLAVFVAMSRLARSSVWVGDPKQAIYGFRGTDPDLITYVAPKIQRATGGEESTLDRNWRSRPGLVAFFNDAFAPTFSGMGMSAEKTRINSVERADLPRQGTPLGVWRIDRDLAASVASGIRNALANGAEWAVAHEGTTAPLGAGDIAVLCRSNDHCLAIANALATAGMKVAIERSGLFGTLETRLAIAALRWCADRRDTVALAELAHLLHEGPNQPAWFEASLQEDRAEAIAALVPLSSDLAAIAENGVHKTPLEYFDAVLTLGGVSKAITRWGQVEDRLLNFEELRTLVAAYEQERDRNRAPTTVTDLCSWLGEQKGSQPESRASDAVTVMTYHGSKGLEWPLVILTDLDDKPKGGAFGAHVDSDVTGDGIDWNDPLAGRWLRFWPWPFGGQKKDVVLDSTAANSDEGKEAARAERAERARLLYVGATRARDYLVLALPKSKSGWAWLDELSSDAGGPAFVAPEVGDTVVQVNGKPHAVRVAAPVPDEGAAPAAPSAAFAGPDVERKTFPPLALKPSGEASVEDARIIEEIDLGARLPFAGSSDMDCVGEALHRFLAADDPTWDEGRRNALARRLLDAWSVTGLDPKDVVTMGSRFRAFVGKRWPGAVLRREAPITYHMGNHSLSGRIDVLVETTDAIIVVDHKSFPGARTQWLSQARKHTGQLRLYGDAIKAAMPAPKQIQLALHLPISGEVLIVE; translated from the coding sequence ATGAGTGCGATGCACGGTTCGCACAAGGTCGGCATCGTTACCGCCTCCGCTGGTACGGGAAAGACTTACGATCTGACGTCACGCATCGAGGCGGAGATCCGCGCTGGGCGAGCGCCGGAACGGGTGCTTGCAAGCACTTTCACGGTGAAGGCCGCCGAGGAATTGCGCGAACGGGCCCGCGAGCGGCTGATCTCCAAGGGTGACGCCGAGAATGCGGTCCGGCTCCTTGGCGCGAGGATCGGGACGATCAACAGCGTCTGCGGCGGGTTGGTGAAGGAATTCGCATTCGGCCTCGGGCTGTCGCCGATCGTGGATATCGTCGACGAGAACGCCGCCAAAGCGACCTTCCTCAAGGCGGCGGATTTGGCAATCGGCGGCTATGCCGACGAACTCGGCCCGTTGGCGAGGTGCTTCGGTTACGAGGATGCTTTCCCCTCGAAGGACTGGCGCGCCGACGTCAACAAAATCGTCGAACTGGCGCGGGCCAACAACATCGACGCTGACGCGCTTGCAGCCTGCGCCGAACGCTCCATCGCCGGCTTCAAGAAGCTGGTTCCGGCGCCACTTCCCGGCGAGACGGAGGAGACCATCGACGCAGGGCTGCGCGAGGCCCTGAAGACCCTGCTCGCCCGCTATCTGACAAACGAGGGGGTGCTTCCTACCGGCGCGAAAACGCTTGACGAGATCCGCGACATTGCGGGGCGGAGCCGGGTGGAGGAGATGACTTGGCAGCGGTGGGCCAAGCTGTCAAAAGCGAAGGGGACCAAGGCCGAGGAACCGCATTTAGTTCCATTGCGCGTGGCTGCCAGCGCCTTCGCCCGACACCCCCGCCTCCTCGATCAGGTCAGGCGATACATCACAGCGGTTTTCGCCTGCGCGGCCGAGGCCATCCGCGCCTACGAGAAACACAAGAGGAATTGGGGTCTCGTTGACTTCGTAGATCAGGACCGCCTCGCACTGGAACTCCTCGGCAATCCGGATCTCGAACTCCAGTTGAGCGAGCGCATCGAGTCCGTCTTCGTTGACGAGTTCCAAGACACCAGTCCCCTACAACTCGCCGTCTTCGTCGCGATGTCGCGCCTCGCCAGGTCGAGCGTCTGGGTCGGCGATCCCAAGCAGGCGATTTACGGCTTCCGCGGCACGGACCCGGATCTCATCACATACGTCGCGCCCAAAATCCAAAGGGCGACCGGCGGCGAGGAATCGACGCTCGACAGGAACTGGCGAAGCAGGCCCGGCCTCGTCGCCTTCTTCAATGACGCCTTCGCGCCCACCTTCTCGGGGATGGGAATGTCCGCGGAGAAGACGCGGATAAATTCCGTCGAACGCGCCGACCTCCCAAGGCAGGGAACTCCCTTGGGCGTCTGGCGCATCGATCGCGACCTCGCGGCGTCAGTCGCCTCTGGTATCCGGAATGCGCTTGCCAACGGGGCCGAATGGGCCGTCGCCCACGAGGGAACGACCGCCCCGCTCGGCGCCGGCGACATCGCCGTCCTGTGTCGCAGCAACGACCATTGCCTCGCCATCGCGAACGCGCTCGCAACGGCAGGAATGAAGGTGGCCATCGAGCGTAGCGGGCTGTTCGGAACGCTTGAGACGCGACTAGCCATCGCTGCGCTCCGCTGGTGCGCCGATCGGCGCGATACCGTGGCGCTGGCCGAACTCGCACATCTCCTTCACGAAGGCCCCAACCAGCCGGCATGGTTCGAGGCCAGCCTGCAAGAGGACAGGGCCGAAGCCATCGCCGCGCTTGTTCCACTATCGTCCGATCTAGCCGCCATCGCCGAGAACGGAGTCCACAAGACGCCGTTGGAATATTTCGACGCCGTGTTGACGCTGGGCGGCGTGTCCAAGGCCATCACGAGATGGGGGCAAGTCGAAGACCGGTTACTCAACTTCGAGGAGCTCCGCACCCTTGTCGCCGCGTATGAGCAGGAGCGGGATCGGAACCGGGCGCCGACAACAGTCACTGATCTTTGCTCTTGGCTTGGCGAGCAAAAAGGCTCGCAACCGGAGAGCCGGGCGTCGGACGCAGTCACGGTGATGACTTACCACGGCTCCAAGGGCCTCGAATGGCCGCTCGTCATCCTCACCGATCTAGACGACAAGCCAAAGGGCGGCGCCTTCGGCGCCCATGTGGACAGCGATGTCACCGGCGATGGCATCGACTGGAACGATCCGCTCGCGGGAAGATGGCTGCGCTTCTGGCCTTGGCCCTTCGGCGGCCAAAAGAAGGACGTCGTCCTCGATTCGACCGCCGCCAATTCCGACGAAGGCAAGGAGGCGGCGCGCGCCGAGCGAGCGGAGAGGGCCCGGCTACTCTATGTCGGCGCGACACGCGCGCGGGACTATCTGGTTTTGGCCTTGCCGAAATCGAAATCGGGATGGGCGTGGCTCGACGAATTGTCGTCCGACGCCGGCGGGCCGGCATTCGTCGCACCCGAGGTTGGGGACACGGTCGTCCAAGTGAACGGCAAGCCGCATGCGGTCCGTGTGGCTGCACCCGTCCCCGACGAGGGGGCGGCTCCCGCAGCGCCATCGGCGGCCTTCGCCGGCCCGGACGTGGAGCGAAAAACGTTCCCACCGCTCGCCTTGAAACCGAGCGGCGAGGCGTCCGTGGAGGACGCGAGGATCATCGAGGAAATCGACCTCGGCGCCCGCCTGCCGTTCGCGGGCTCTTCGGACATGGATTGCGTCGGCGAGGCGCTGCACCGTTTCCTTGCCGCGGACGACCCGACGTGGGACGAGGGGCGCCGTAATGCGCTAGCGAGGCGCCTGCTCGACGCGTGGAGCGTTACCGGACTCGATCCGAAGGACGTCGTGACCATGGGGTCACGCTTCCGCGCCTTCGTCGGCAAGCGATGGCCGGGCGCCGTGCTGCGCCGCGAGGCTCCGATCACTTACCACATGGGCAATCACAGCCTGTCCGGTCGCATTGATGTCTTGGTCGAGACGACCGACGCCATCATCGTAGTCGACCACAAGAGCTTCCCCGGCGCCCGAACCCAATGGCTCAGTCAAGCAAGAAAGCACACCGGCCAATTGCGCCTCTATGGCGACGCGATCAAGGCGGCGATGCCGGCCCCGAAGCAGATCCAACTTGCTCTGCATCTGCCGATCTCAGGCGAAGTGCTGATTGTCGAGTGA